DNA sequence from the Penicillium psychrofluorescens genome assembly, chromosome: 3 genome:
GAAATCTCAACAAGAAAGTGAGCTCTCAAAAATTCGCCTTTTGGAAGTTGTTACGGCAGCCTCGAATTCTGATCAGCTTGTGGGCGGTGATTGTTGGAGCCTTGGTGATTTCTGCATTTGATACAGTAAGTAATTCTGCGAACTCTCCCTTCCTATGACTGCGTTAATGCCTGGTTACTCTACAGACACTACCGATTTTCGTGGAGAATATTTTCCACTGGGATGCCCTGGGTGCTGGCATGATTTTTTTGCCTACTGCAAGTGCCGCAATTTTCCAGCCTTTTTTTGGTATGTTGGTGTATCTCAATTGATCGAGAACCATCAATTGTCCTTCTGACGTCTCATGTTTGCTTGTAGGCTACCTAAGTGATCGACTCGGAGCCCGAGTTCTTACGTTTACAAGTTTCATCCTGCTAGCTCCTTCTCTCATCTGCCTGCGGCTGGTCGAGGACAATACCATCCAACATAAAGAAATTCTCTGCGCGATactcgtcctcgtcggcatGTGTCTTGATCTCAGTGAGCCAGCCCTCTTGGTTGAAATCCAGCGTGTACTAGATTACATGGAAGAGGTACGCCCGGGTATTTTTGGTGAAAAGGGTGCCGTTGCCCAGGGCTTTAGCCTTGTAAACATGGCGCATTTTGGCGGACTAGCACTTGGACCTATGTTAGGAGGTTTTATTGACCACCGCTACGGATGGAAATCCATGACTCTTGCTCTAGGGATCCTATGTGCGGTGACTGCAGTACCAATGCTCTGGCTTGATGGAGGGTCAGTTGACGAGGAGTTGGCGCGTGAAGACTTGGAGAGAGAGCCACTGTTGGAGTAGATGAGGATGTACATGTATAGTGTGGCACAATAGTCGTACTAGGAAATTTACAGGCTTTCATCAACATAATCTTTGAAAGTATTTCTTCACTTGCGTCCCACTGTTGGGCCTGTACTTCTGCCCCAGTAGTCACTGTGCAACGTTGCCGGTGGAGATCATCCCGCTCGGGCGCCGGGATCGTGCCCTAATTGTCAATCTCTGGGTCCCGCAGCTACCAAAAGGTAGCTCTTGGACTATTTGTGTGAGTCTGGGCCATTAGTCTTAGTGGGGATACGAAAGTATTGAAAGGTTTCTTTTTCCGGCAGCATGCGGTCCGATGCCTTTCCTCGTGCATAATCCCTGCAATTATTGTTTCCCTAGAAATATGCGGGTTTCAACTCTGCAGCGACAAAGTAAAGGATATAAAACTAGAGAGTCTGTAAAATCCATTGCTTTTTGCTCCATTGTTTTCTTCGACCATCGTGTTTGTTTGTTGTCCACGACAAGTCTTTCTAGTAAATCCTTACCCCTCTTCCTGCTAGAACAGATCAATATCAAATAATACAATGTCAATATTCTGAACCAGTCATGCCAAATTTCTACAGTTACACAAATTTTCAATTGAATTGAGAAGAACTTCGGTCCCCTCGGCTAACTAACAACAATTTAAAAGGTGACAAGCCCCTACATATCATTCCAAGACACCTCTGTCACTCGAATCAGCCAAGATGGGATTCCTCCAAAGGCTCTGCAAGGCCATTAATAATCTCATATCCTCTACGGAGACCTCAATTACCTCGAATTCGCATACACCAAATGACGAAAATGCACAAGAGATCCAAAAAGGGAAGTTTATCTTCCCGGCTGAAAGCGATCTTCACGAAGCCACTATTCTCGGGTTCCCGTCCCGGTGTTCTTTGCCTCCAGACCAGTACGATGCAGTATGTGGCGAGCTAATTCAGCTGGCCGCAGCAATAGCAGAGTTTGAACCCGTTCGCCTGTATACCCGTCCAGAGGACATGGAGCTAGCTGGGGCCCTGGTCAAGGCAACTGTCAACAGGATTTCCCAAGTCACGCTCATCCCATGCCCAATCAACCACTGCTGGGTGCGTGACACCGGCCCTGTATATGTGCGTGATGCAACAGGGGAATTTCGAAAGCGCCGTTTTGCCATCAACTTTCGATTCAACGAGTGGGGCGGCAAGAAGCCGGAGGATGAGGGAGTGGCTTGGGGCCAACAGTGGCCGCTTATGGATGACAAGACACTTCAAGAAAATACGGATTTCGCGCGTTTCGTAATTTGCCACGACCGCAATCCAACGCTGGTCACACGCATTGATGCCCCAATCCGTGCTGAAGGCGGCGGTTTGGTGGTAGATGGCGATGGAACCCTATTGATCACGGAGAGTAGCATTGTCTGCAACATCCGCAATCCAGGAACTACTAAAAGCGAtattgaggaggagctgaagcGGTTGCTCGGTATCGAAAAAGTGGTCTGGTTCCCAGGGCGGCCCAACGTGGACATCACAGATGTGCACATGGACGCCGAGGCGCGTTTCATACGTCCCGGTGTAATTGTCTACTCGAAACCCTACGACATGGCCCCTGATCTTTGGAAAGAATTGTCAACTGAGATCCGCGAGATCCTGGGCCGCGAGACCGACGCGAAAGGGCGCAGTTTTGAAATACATACCATTGAAGAGCCAGATCCTCGTGGTTTGGTCAAATCTGCCGACGATGAGTTGGCCGCTAGCTACGTCAACTTCTACTTTGTGAATGGCGGCCTGATCATTCCCAAGTTTGGTGACAAACAGAGGGACCAAAAGGCTCTGGAGATACTGCAGGCTCTGGTCCCTGAACGCGTCGTCAAGCAGGTCTACACCAATGCTATTCCTCTTACCGGCGGAGTGCTGCACTGCGTCACGCAGCAGGTTCCTGTTCTGGAAGATTGACGGTAGTCGACAATAAAACTGGCCAATCGACTTGGGCGTTTGCAGGTTGGTTGGCGGGGACTACCTGTACGGTAGAGATTGACTTTTGTATTATTTTTACTTTTCTGTTATAAAAAAAGGAACTCTTTCATCACCTTCCGCATGACAATCCCCCTAAAGTCTACAATCCGAAAAGACCCCATGCAATGTCGCGTGTTCACCAGTCTCAGCTGTATTTGAGGCATTAATCATGTGTTCTGTCCTGAACCAGCACCTTTGACCCCAGTTTGGAAATAGACATGACCTAGAGCTTTTAAACAGGACCAGACTTGGAGTCATGAAATTTCCAACAATACCGGCACCTCCGTGCCATCGATTAGGAAAGCATTTGTTCACGTCGGTCAGCCAGCCACTGcaagaaaatgaaaagaGTACCCAGTATTCTCCACATGTGCAGCTTGAATTTTATCTCGGGAACACGTTAGAGAGGAATATTGAAACGCATTCTCGAGTGAAAATGCCCTCCGCGACACACTCAAACAGCTACATGTTACTCAACAGGCCGAGCATCCCGACACCAATAAATCCGATGCTGTAGTGTAACGGAAATTCAGATCCCTCGGCAATGAGAGAAGACTGAGTACCGTCTACAGTACATAGTCCAAGGTCAGCAGTATGCTATAGACTGATGCATTGCCTATCCATTTCTGGCCCATGATAGTATTCCATCTTGTACCGCAATTCCACCGGTTCTGTGACTTCTTGACGCTGTTCCTGCATTTATTAGCCAGGATTATGGTCTTTTATTCTTTCACACAAGCCTTATTGTACATTGGTTTCGAGAAATTGAAATCATAATGTAATATCGGCTCAATAATCACTGTAAAtaccaaaaaaaaaaaaaaatctcGCTCGAAGCCCCAGGACACGATGCCGCATGCTCAAATCAGCATTGATGTATGTTAAGGATGATTGGAGTACATGTGTGACGATCATCCGCTGTGATTGCCAGCACGCCCCACGGAAGCAATGTTACGCCATAGCTTCAGATGAGATGCTTGGTTCCGAGCTGCGGGAGTAACATAATATCGATTCGACCGATGATTGACAATATTGATGCTAGTTGAGTGATCCAGCTGCCGGGGAAATGCAGGCTTTTGTCTACCCAGTTTCAACATAAGTAAACATATTAGAAGGCACACCATTGGCTCCATATTGGAGCTATATTGACCTCCACACTCGCATCTCTTTCATCCTGTGCGACGCGATCGTAGCGCAACATTGCTATTTCATGCAAAACTTGGTCAGCAACGGCATTTCATTTCTTGAAAATGCCGCTCTTTATATACTCGGCTGACCCGGCAAGCAGGGAACTCTGGAATTTACCACATGTTTCAAAATTGTATCTCGGTATAGTACTCTGTATGGTAGGGTGGTGGAAATGCACTCTCATTTCAAAACCCTCCAATTCTGCCCTGTGCTCCTGAGTCGTTTCTTCTCTGCCATTATGGATCTCTTACCTGCACCACGAGACAATATCATTCCCGCAAAACCAGCACTCCGCACTCTGGTATACCGAAAGCCCACACCGGCTCGGCTCATAGACCATACAATCGAGAACCACATCGCCAAACTAGACAAGTCATCAgtcgttggtggtgatgagtCCTTCTTCGTCGCAGACCTCGGCCAGGTGTCCCGACAGCATCACCGCTGGACACATAACCTGCCCGGCGTGCGGCCATTCTATGGTATCGTCCTCAATTTCCCCCTCTCAGTTCCATATGGCACACATCCAATTCCCAGATACTTAGATGTTAGATGGAGAGTTAATGAGgaaattctttttttcaatGAACAGCGGTCAAATGCAACTCGGATCCAATCCTTCTCCAACGTCTCGCTGATCTAGGCACAGGCTTCGATTGCGCCTCGATCGAAGAAATGCGCGCTGTGCTAGATCTCGGGATTGACCCTGAACGTATCCTATTTGCCCACCCGTGTAAGGCACCAGCAGCATTGGTGTTCGCTCGACAGGTCGGCGTATGCCATACCGTTTTCGACAATCTTGATGAGTTGGATTCCATCAAGACCTACATGCCGCGcgcgcagcttctgctgcgcATCTATGCCAATGATGACAGCGCGCTTATATGCCTGGGCGAGAAGTTCGGGGCACCCTTGGACGCCACGCAGGCTCTACTTTCAAGAGCATGGGAACTAGGACTAAATGTAGTTGGAGTCAGCTTCCACGTTGGTGAGGATTAACTCTAATTTTTACTACGATCAATTAAGCAAACTGACATTTCCAGGGACTGGGTCAAGTGATCCGGCATCTTTTTGCAAAGCAATCACGCACGCACGGATAGTATTCTCACAGGCCCAGCAACTCGGTTTCCGCCCCAGCATACTCGACATTGGTGGTGGGTTCCAGGATAGCCAACTCGAAGAAACAGCTGCTCGTTTGCGCGAATCGGTCCGCTCTGAATTCCCATCCGGCGTAACCACCATCGCTGAGCCAGGACGTTTCTACGCTCGAAGTGCTTATACCCTGGTATGTAGGGTGATTTCACGCAGACGCCAGATAGGCAGTGCAGCCACGACAGGTGTGCCGGATATGCTGTACCAAAATGATGGTGTCTACGGGAATTTTATGAATGTAATCATGGAGAAAGAGGTAATGGTACCACATTTGATTCGAGACGGGAAACACAAGCAGACCACACGACCTACAAAGATATCagccgagaaggaagatgtACAGTCAAGGGCAAAAACAAGACGTGAACATAGGTATTCGATCTGGGGCCCAACATGTGATAGCGTGGACTGTGTTGTTCGCGAGGCGGTACTGGATGCGGAGGTCCTCGTTGGCGACTGGCTCATGTATAAGAATATGGGAGGTGAGTGATTTTGGTACATTTAAGGCTGATTGACTGATTGAATTTCTTGCCAGCATATACTAGCACCACTGCAACACAGTTCAATGGGTTCACCAGCACCCATGATACCCTCTATGTGAACAGCGAAGCCATTGCAGAGTATTAAGTTCGATGGCAATTCCTTACCCAAGGCCAAGATATATAATTGCACGTGTTGGACTTGGTTCTGGTACGAAATAGAAGCGTATACAGTTGATTTCTCAGGATATTAGATATTGCTACATGTTGAGCTCTGTTTAGGTCTAGAACATGGTAGTTTGAATTATAGTTCGGGCCGGCGTTTAGCATCTTGAAAAGGAACTGTCTCTATTTATCCCAATTATAATCTGTACCATTTACTTGATGTGGTTATTTACTCTGGACTATTGTTTTCTTCACGGGAGATTCTCCGTCCCCACTTTGGGGACAACCCTTGGAAGCCACTGCAATGCGGGGGCAGTGGGACATGGATAATCTCCTTGGATATGCGTTTCATTCAACTCCGTGCCCATATAGCCTGTGTTCCGCCAAAATAGCCTATTCTGAGTCCACGCATCCTACCCTAATTCACGCATTATACGTCAAGTCATCTTGTCTCTCCCATACCGATACGGCGTTCAATGCGGCCTGATCATAGCCATTGCGATTTCTTCACGGCTAAATTCAACCTTGTACACTGTCTCCCGCGTCTCAAATAGACTAATTCAAGTCTAGTTCATCGTCAAGCGAAGTCCTTTCTTTCGGTCCAAAGGAACAGTCTTTGATTCTTGATGATCTATTCTACGGAAACATGGAAAATCTTCAGCGAAGGACGTCGCTATATAAATGAGCAAGCATAACCTCTGCTCTCTAGGAGACCAGATTCAGTTTCATCCACAGAATTCCGCACGGCAACATATCGTTTTACTCAGTCCTTTTTGCTGCTCCCTGTCTTGTAGAGTTTTCTATCTTTCTCCTCCGGAACCATGATTTCCAAGGCAGTCACGCTTTCTCTCCTCGCCGGCAGCGCTCTCGCCGTCCCGCTCGAGGTTAACATCGCAAAGCGAAGCTGCCCGAACATCCATGTCTTTGGCGCACGCGAAACCACCGTATCCCCCGGCTACGGCTCATCCATCACGGTCGTCGATGACGTTCTCAATGCCTATCCAGGCTCTACCTCTGAGGCGATTAGCTACCCGGCATGCGGTGGGCAGGCCTCGTGTGGC
Encoded proteins:
- a CDS encoding uncharacterized protein (ID:PFLUO_005654-T1.cds;~source:funannotate); its protein translation is MGFLQRLCKAINNLISSTETSITSNSHTPNDENAQEIQKGKFIFPAESDLHEATILGFPSRCSLPPDQYDAVCGELIQLAAAIAEFEPVRLYTRPEDMELAGALVKATVNRISQVTLIPCPINHCWVRDTGPVYVRDATGEFRKRRFAINFRFNEWGGKKPEDEGVAWGQQWPLMDDKTLQENTDFARFVICHDRNPTLVTRIDAPIRAEGGGLVVDGDGTLLITESSIVCNIRNPGTTKSDIEEELKRLLGIEKVVWFPGRPNVDITDVHMDAEARFIRPGVIVYSKPYDMAPDLWKELSTEIREILGRETDAKGRSFEIHTIEEPDPRGLVKSADDELAASYVNFYFVNGGLIIPKFGDKQRDQKALEILQALVPERVVKQVYTNAIPLTGGVLHCVTQQVPVLED
- a CDS encoding uncharacterized protein (ID:PFLUO_005653-T1.cds;~source:funannotate); this translates as YLSDRLGARVLTFTSFILLAPSLICLRLVEDNTIQHKEILCAILVLVGMCLDLSEPALLVEIQRVLDYMEEVRPGIFGEKGAVAQGFSLVNMAHFGGLALGPMLGGFIDHRYGWKSMTLALGILCAVTAVPMLWLDGGSVDEELAREDLEREPLLE